The following are encoded together in the Ictalurus punctatus breed USDA103 chromosome 1, Coco_2.0, whole genome shotgun sequence genome:
- the LOC108267029 gene encoding histone-lysine N-methyltransferase ASH1L isoform X2 — translation MDKKRKNDLPMPAPERGRVYEGTEGRKKVRKTKSDELDFFSEGTDGCDNQLQDLTVKEADHSEGNMKAKISPGAKRTKKPPKSLENFICRPSVRVFQRPEPVRQSVCKRRDGISSKTRRYSQSCHPEQKKCNTDSLVTKDNSAMTNTDPSALSPSSLIPSSIMCPASDSPTTRAAKKVLPKQTKKTDLKSDITLQETPQSSNKLSVSHKLMLSTHIKQTYSCKNPPDSNSTSQQDSSPQEYINVLNEDKTQQGQASPSPSYGNPSETSLHTVSSKLTSCFQRNVSKFNESNSEMPSSLHLKTKKGEGCADDPNHADVREVTDEKSEHQNGSTQEPSPSTNDLPEHPTSFQVTDSPSSSKCTDTTSDLSQNSRGSKGQNENKDINWASEITVKSPRNPVPEHKNYGSTNGSANDEHGKQVKLCTNQEQIGVHCLTDPNSSVSSTPNPQVSPAPVKPLMDDLSLNRKQDKKLSKRRQVRSLRSNRIANTANEINHSPVACKVLHSGSQTLFHSSSESPQCEQNPVGQPTKSKPSQNAKNRNSEMSSLNNPPSRKRGRPKTNKSVVQFQANNSQVSVVKPPNDQNPEALQPELDLKQTRPMVRKRGRPKQSFSIQAQETQPELLSKKQDSGDLHITCKDKARNIQKCKKSKRGIMKTIIGTINKMKVKGKDQVLTQILLGQKQCDSKDISHQGTESDVCSPDSTATHSLSSLVSSFGGKLGSQINVSKRGTIYMGKRRGRKPKCLTTSNISSQKSPQMCPDNPQFPPKSTFVQPSLDTQSIPVSGSSSTLKNIASSSSSGRSSQINFNTPKIKATSFKQLSEHSQAHCEVTLTCNSGEGIKDNTTSDRGERNNRLDEGVGFCSAPATGSVFTMSGVPGSNSFQGRPKALSSLPSERIFSAHLPLDSGRPQDSSPSLTFTDQEAHKFKCHRKGHHCLSREKLRRHKYKCKKKYMQLRAKCQDPEFLADIDDLVVRLSKIRIVQRIARTKLGDDGNTTGRKTVTGKCQSYDLQCLQEKVHPPAMFQINLSGYYSPHSALPCEPLHYVRMANMRRKHGCSSEPSEQIVTHFPVMHKLGYPYPGGGFIHPSYKVPFTTTSLGFGLCRGYPTSTALYPLPFPPSYLHHYSKNPIISPSKFHKKRAKFPRQDSAVWGQNTFGAYPRMTPHSSCDCFNTDSGQKQKQKEKGRGRQDKHGMMTERQHGNDACLWLNKLTKDNENSGSCSFNSPSPSSVFSQIQQKDKTFNFTRLSPSNLGQGREVRWSEHQPPWGLGNKTLNQPSESLEINSVGHENNTKAPETNGNSTSAQQLHRKTQSFLKQPTLISSTPSQKRVTKSRKSEGLTGVSNVLKEQAKTSVQELSSGDKRTPGIDQAGGFPKKHQCSDSSSSREPEKIPREPQRFKTKRRPLIKNKSKHVRQTSPLLREEHSHPAARNTPSTSAKVQQHLNSPKHHNSEGLEVTDGNGVKRRGPGRPRKSPKLSSPPSLLSVPELSSSLTMEEAGDEDKDNSDTVLEVIELVIHGEQRSGKKRKIAESVGDGDQNQNEEKDVTETSSTHFHMCSTPIGPSPSQVEDSQPEQATASLPNKKYLWAGLYSDVYKTEDIPDQPHQLNLEDLEYNPEEHEYGLLPAPLHVGKYLRVKRINFQLPYDIHRQCARNELFEKPVTLPQAAPSNSTCNPPNSSVPQSCSDDCLNTTLTDDETQFCDTGCHTHVYEEHHQCHHHLKQQEENSDNENFPSTLSSEERSFVMKHGVFLVRNYEKMKARQAFLLREGAREQEKEKDEDKARSQIEDRCPTEQRSSSEEGEHVTFQSRNLSNTLQEIWDRIVSCKGSSGQTLSDPLLNLCSRKRSYSALVDLNMVQKQLQSGHYESLAAFHSDMLTVFHCAEKYYGSESAVGRDVSQLRAIYHRAHQEASAHISNFL, via the exons atggataaaaaaaggaAGAATGATTTACCTATGCCAGCaccagagagaggaagagtgtaTGAGGGGACAGAGGGTAGAAAAAAAGTGAGAAAGACCAAATCAGATGAACTGGATTTCTTCTCTGAAGGAACTGATGGCTGCGATAACCAGCTGCAGGATTTAACAGTTAAAGAGGCTGACCATTCAGAAGGTAATATGAAAGCAAAGATTAGCCCTGGGGCAAAACGAACCAAGAAACCCCCAAAGAGCCTTGAGAACTTCATATGCCGACCTTCTGTTCGAGTGTTTCAGAGACCTGAACCTGTAAGGCAAAGTGTCTGCAAACGAAGAGATGGTATAAGTTCTAAAACTAGACGCTACAGTCAGTCATGTCATCCTGAACAGAAGAAATGTAACACTGACTCTTTGGTAACAAAAGACAATTCAGCTATGACAAATACTGATCCATCAGCACTTTCTCCGTCCTCTCTCATACCTTCTAGTATCATGTGTCCTGCTTCAGACTCCCCTACCACAAGGGCAGCTAAAAAG GTTCTCCCAAAACAAACTAAGAAGACAGATTTAAAGTCAGATATAACACTACAGGAAACCCCACAGTCATCCAACAAACTGTCAGTTTCTCACAAGTTAATGCTCAGTACTCACATAAAGCAAACCTACTCCTGCAAAAATCCTCCTGATTCAAATTCCACCTCTCAACAGGACTCCAGCCCACAAGAGTACATTAATGTTCTTAATGAGGACAAGACACAGCAAGGTCAAGCCAGTCCAAGCCCCAGTTATGGAAATCCAAGTGAAACCAGTTTACATACTGTGTCATCCAAGCTAACATCCTGTTTTCAAAGAAATGTCTCAAAATTCAATGAAAGTAATTCAGAAATGCCTTCAAGTTTGCATTTGAAAACAAAGAAGGGTGAGGGTTGTGCGGATGACCCCAACCATGCTGATGTCAGAGAAGTAACTGATGAAAAGAGTGAGCACCAAAATGGCTCCACACAAGAGCCAAGTCCTTCTACCAATGACCTGCCAGAACACCCCACCTCTTTCCAAGTAACTGATTCCCCATCCTCCAGTAAGTGCACTGACACCACATCAGACCTGTCACAGAATAGTAGAGGAAGCAAAGGACAGAACGAAAATAAAGACATAAATTGGGCTTCAGAAATAACCGTGAAGTCCCCCAGAAATCCTGTACCTGAGCATAAAAATTATGGCAGCACAAATGGATCGGCTAATGATGAGCACGGAAAGCAAGTCAAGCTTTGTACAAATCAAGAGCAAATTGGAGTACATTGTTTGACTGACCCTAACAGCTCTGTCAGTTCTACACCAAATCCTCAAGTATCTCCTGCCCCAGTTAAACCTCTGATGGATGACTTATCTTTAAACAGAAAGCAGGACAAAAAACTGTCAAAGAGACGACAGGTCAGAAGTCTTCGCAGCAATAGGATTGCAAACACAGCCAATGAGATAAACCATAGTCCTGTTGCCTGTAAAGTACTACACAGTGGTTCACAAACTCTATTCCATAGTTCTTCAGAATCACCTCAGTGTGAACAAAATCCAGTTGGGCAACCTACCAAATCAAAACCCTCTCAAAACGCAAAAAATCGCAATTCAGAAATGTCATCTTTAAATAACCCACCATCTAGGAAAAGGGGTagaccaaaaacaaacaaatcagtaGTACAGTTTCAGGCAAATAATTCTCAAGTTTCTGTTGTTAAGCCTCCAAACGATCAAAACCCAGAAGCCCTACAGCCGGAACTTGATTTGAAGCAGACAAGGCCTATGGTAAGAAAACGTGGGCGCCCCAAACAGTCTTTTTCTATACAAGCACAGGAAACTCAGCCAGAATTACTCTCTAAGAAACAGGACTCTGGAGACCTTCATATTACTTGCAAAGACAAAGCAAGAAACATTCAAAAGTGCAAGAAAAGCAAGAGAGGAATAATGAAGACAATCATTGGAACGATCAATAAGATGAAAGTGAAAGGGAAAGATCAGGTGCTCACACAGATTTTGTTGGGACAGAAGCAATGCGACAGTAAAGATATTTCTCACCAAGGCACAGAAAGCGATGTGTGCAGTCCAGATTCTACTGCAACACACTCTTTATCTTCCCTTGTATCATCTTTTGGAGGCAAACTTGGTTCTCAAATTAATGTTAGCAAAAGAGGAACTATCTATATGGGAAAGAGGAGAGGTCGCAAACCAAAATGTCTGACAACTTCCAATATTTCATCCCAGAAATCTCCACAGATGTGCCCAGACAACCCCCAGTTTCCCCCCAAGTCTACTTTTGTGCAGCCATCATTAGATACCCAGAGTATTCCTGTATCAGGCTCCTCTAGCACTCTTAAAAATATtgcctcatcttcatcatctggGAGGAGTTCGCAGATCAATTTTAATACCCCAAAAATCAAAGCAACTTCCTTTAAACAACTCAGTGAACATTCCCAGGCTCACTGTGAAGTCACTTTGACATGTAACAGTGGAGAAGGAATTAAAGATAACACCACATCAGACAGGGGCGAGAGAAATAACAGGCTGGATGAAGGTGTGGGATTTTGCTCAGCACCAGCCACAGGTTCTGTATTCACAATGTCTGGTGTTCCTGGGAGTAACTCCTTTCAGGGTAGACCGAAGGCTCTTTCCTCCTTGCCTTCAGAGCGCATTTTTTCTGCTCATTTGCCATTAGACTCTGGTAGGCCACAAGATTCCAGTCCTTCTTTGACATTCACAGACCAAGAGGCACATAAGTTTAAATGCCATAGGAAAGGCCATCACTGCCTTAGTCGAGAGAAGCTTAgaagacataaatataaatgcaagaAGAAGTATATGCAACTCAGGGCCAAATGCCAGGACCCAGAATTCCTTGCTGATATTGACGACTTAGTTGTCAGACTGAGCAAGATCCGTATTGTGCAGCGCATCGCCCGAACCAAGCTTGGTGATGATGGTAACACAACTGGAAGAAAGACTGTAACAGGCAAATGTCAATCCTATGATCTTCAGTGCCTACAAGAAAAAGTTCACCCCCCAGCCATGTTTCAAATTAACCTTAGTGGGTACTATTCGCCACATTCTGCCCTACCCTGTGAACCCCTTCATTATGTTAGAATGGCAAATATGAGAAGGAAACATGGTTGCTCCTCTGAGCCAAGCGAACAAATTGTTACACATTTCCCTGTGATGCACAAACTTGGATACCCATACCCAGGTGGTGGATTTATCCACCCATCCTATAAAGTACCATTCACAACCACCTCACTTGGTTTTGGACTCTGTCGAGGATACCCAACCAGTACAGCATTATATCCACTCCCTTTTCCACCATCATATCTGCACCACTATTCTAAGAACCCTATTATAAGCCCGTCTAAGTTCCACAAGAAGAGGGCCAAGTTCCCAAGGCAAGACTCTGCTGTTTGGGGACAGAACACATTTGGCGCATATCCTAGAATGACCCCGCACTCCTCCTGTGACTGCTTCAACACAGACAGTGggcaaaaacagaaacagaaagagaaaggcaGAGGAAGACAGGATAAACATGGCATGATGACAGAAAGGCAGCATGGAAATGATGCATGTCTTTGGCTTAATAAACTCACAAAAGACAATGAAAATTCAGGAAGCTGTTCATTTAACTCCCCTTCTCCCTCCTCAGTTTTCTCACAAATCCAACAGAAAGACAAAACCTTTAATTTTACACGTTTAAGTCCATCAAACTTGGGGCAGGGAAGAGAAGTAAGATGGTCAGAGCATCAGCCACCATGGGGTCTTGGCAACAAAACCCTAAACCAGCCCTCTGAATCACTTGAAATCAATTCAGTGGGCCATGAGAATAACACGAAAGCTCCAGAGACTAATGGGAACTCAACATCAGCTCAGCAGTTACATAGGAAAACTCAATCTTTCTTAAAACAGCCTACACTCATTAGCAGTACACCAAGTCAAAAAAGGGTCACAAAGTCAAGAAAGAGCGAAGGACTGACTGGGGTCTCGAATGTTCTAAAGGAACAAGCTAAGACATCTGTGCAAGAGTTGTCTTCTGGAGATAAGAGAACACCAG GTATCGACCAGGCTGGTGGTTTCCCTAAAAAGCATCAGTGCAGTGATTCTTCATCATCCAGAGAACCAGAAAAGATACCAAGGGAACCACAGAGGTTTAAAACCAAAAGGAGGCCTCTGATTAAGAATAAGTCTAAACATGTTCGCCAAACCTCACCTCTTTTAAGGGAAGAGCATTCACACCCAGCAGCCAGAAACACTCCTTCTACAAGTGCTAAAGTACAACAACATCTCAATTCACCAAAACATCACAATTCTGAGGGACTGGAGGTCACAGATGGCAACGGAGTAAAGAGAAGAGGACCAGGACGACCAAGGAAGAGTCCCAAACTGTCTTCTCCACCATCTTTACTTTCTGTTCCTGAGCTGTCCTCATCCTTGACTATGGAAGAGGCAGGAGATGAAGACAAAGATAACAGTGACACAGTGTTGGAAGTCATTGAGCTTGTCATTCACGGAGAGCAGAgaagtgggaaaaaaagaaaaattgctGAAAGTGTGGGAGATGGAGATCagaatcagaatgaagaaaaagatgTGACTGAGACATCTTCCACGCATTTCCATATGTGCTCAACACCCATTGGTCCATCACCTAGCCAGGTTGAAGACAGCCAACCGGAGCAGGCCACTGCCTCACTACCCAATAAGAAGTATTTATGGGCAGGGCTTTATTCAGATGTTTATAAAACCGAAGA CATTCCTGATCAGCCTCATCAGCTAAACTTAGAGGATCTAGAGTACAATCCAGAGGAGCATGAATATGGCCTCCTTCCTGCACCTCTACATGTGG GAAAGTACCTAAGAGTGAAACGGATCAACTTTCAGTTGCCCTATGACATCCACCGGCAATGTGCACGCAACGAG CTATTTGAAAAACCTGTTACTCTACCACAGGCAGCACCGTCAA ACAGTACCTGTAACCCCCCAAACAGCAGTGTGCCTCAGTCCTGCTCTGACGATTGCCTCAACACAAC GCTCACCGATGACGAGACTCAGTTCTGTGATACGGGCTGTCACACACATGTGTACGAGGAACACCATCAGTGCCATCATCACCTCAAACAACAG GAGGAAAACAGTGACAATGAGAACTTCCCCTCAACCTTATCTAGTGAGGAGAG GAGTTTTGTAATGAAACATGGTGTCTTCCTGGTGAGAAACTACGAGAAGATGAAGGCAAGACAGGCGTTTCTTCTGAGAGAGGGcgcaagagagcaagagaaagaaaaggacgAGGACAAAGCAAGGAGCCAGATTGAGG ACAGGTGCCCGACTGAGCAGAGGTCATCTTCTGAAGAAGGGGAGCATGTAACATTCCAAAGCAGAAATCTCTCAAACACACTCCAAGAAATCTGGGACAGGATTGTTAGTTGCAAGG GATCGTCTGGACAAACCCTTAGTGATCCTCTGCTAAACCTGTGCTCTAGAaaaag GTCCTATTCTGCTCTGGTGGACCTCAACATGGTCCAAAAGCAGCTCCAGTCAGGACACTATGAGAGCCTGGCAGCCTTCCACTCGGACATGCTGACTGTGTTCCACTGCGCAGAG AAATACTACGGCTCTGAGTCTGCAGTCGGGCGTGATGTGAGTCAGCTGAGGGCCATATACCACAGAGCTCACCAGGAAGCTTCAGCCCACATCAGCAACTTCCTGTAA
- the LOC108267029 gene encoding histone-lysine N-methyltransferase ASH1L isoform X3 translates to MDKKRKNDLPMPAPERGRVYEGTEGRKKVRKTKSDELDFFSEGTDGCDNQLQDLTVKEADHSEGNMKAKISPGAKRTKKPPKSLENFICRPSVRVFQRPEPVRQSVCKRRDGISSKTRRYSQSCHPEQKKCNTDSLVTKDNSAMTNTDPSALSPSSLIPSSIMCPASDSPTTRAAKKVLPKQTKKTDLKSDITLQETPQSSNKLSVSHKLMLSTHIKQTYSCKNPPDSNSTSQQDSSPQEYINVLNEDKTQQGQASPSPSYGNPSETSLHTVSSKLTSCFQRNVSKFNESNSEMPSSLHLKTKKGEGCADDPNHADVREVTDEKSEHQNGSTQEPSPSTNDLPEHPTSFQVTDSPSSSKCTDTTSDLSQNSRGSKGQNENKDINWASEITVKSPRNPVPEHKNYGSTNGSANDEHGKQVKLCTNQEQIGVHCLTDPNSSVSSTPNPQVSPAPVKPLMDDLSLNRKQDKKLSKRRQVRSLRSNRIANTANEINHSPVACKVLHSGSQTLFHSSSESPQCEQNPVGQPTKSKPSQNAKNRNSEMSSLNNPPSRKRGRPKTNKSVVQFQANNSQVSVVKPPNDQNPEALQPELDLKQTRPMVRKRGRPKQSFSIQAQETQPELLSKKQDSGDLHITCKDKARNIQKCKKSKRGIMKTIIGTINKMKVKGKDQVLTQILLGQKQCDSKDISHQGTESDVCSPDSTATHSLSSLVSSFGGKLGSQINVSKRGTIYMGKRRGRKPKCLTTSNISSQKSPQMCPDNPQFPPKSTFVQPSLDTQSIPVSGSSSTLKNIASSSSSGRSSQINFNTPKIKATSFKQLSEHSQAHCEVTLTCNSGEGIKDNTTSDRGERNNRLDEGVGFCSAPATGSVFTMSGVPGSNSFQGRPKALSSLPSERIFSAHLPLDSGRPQDSSPSLTFTDQEAHKFKCHRKGHHCLSREKLRRHKYKCKKKYMQLRAKCQDPEFLADIDDLVVRLSKIRIVQRIARTKLGDDGNTTGRKTVTGKCQSYDLQCLQEKVHPPAMFQINLSGYYSPHSALPCEPLHYVRMANMRRKHGCSSEPSEQIVTHFPVMHKLGYPYPGGGFIHPSYKVPFTTTSLGFGLCRGYPTSTALYPLPFPPSYLHHYSKNPIISPSKFHKKRAKFPRQDSAVWGQNTFGAYPRMTPHSSCDCFNTDSGQKQKQKEKGRGRQDKHGMMTERQHGNDACLWLNKLTKDNENSGSCSFNSPSPSSVFSQIQQKDKTFNFTRLSPSNLGQGREVRWSEHQPPWGLGNKTLNQPSESLEINSVGHENNTKAPETNGNSTSAQQLHRKTQSFLKQPTLISSTPSQKRVTKSRKSEGLTGVSNVLKEQAKTSVQELSSGDKRTPGIDQAGGFPKKHQCSDSSSSREPEKIPREPQRFKTKRRPLIKNKSKHVRQTSPLLREEHSHPAARNTPSTSAKVQQHLNSPKHHNSEGLEVTDGNGVKRRGPGRPRKSPKLSSPPSLLSVPELSSSLTMEEAGDEDKDNSDTVLEVIELVIHGEQRSGKKRKIAESVGDGDQNQNEEKDVTETSSTHFHMCSTPIGPSPSQVEDSQPEQATASLPNKKYLWAGLYSDVYKTEDIPDQPHQLNLEDLEYNPEEHEYGLLPAPLHVGKYLRVKRINFQLPYDIHRQCARNELFEKPVTLPQAAPSNSTCNPPNSSVPQSCSDDCLNTTLTDDETQFCDTGCHTHVYEEHHQCHHHLKQQEENSDNENFPSTLSSEERSFVMKHGVFLVRNYEKMKARQAFLLREGAREQEKEKDEDKARSQIEGRDLGEDPTIKSGLGVCVVVGDMCMCTGARLSRGHLLKKGSM, encoded by the exons atggataaaaaaaggaAGAATGATTTACCTATGCCAGCaccagagagaggaagagtgtaTGAGGGGACAGAGGGTAGAAAAAAAGTGAGAAAGACCAAATCAGATGAACTGGATTTCTTCTCTGAAGGAACTGATGGCTGCGATAACCAGCTGCAGGATTTAACAGTTAAAGAGGCTGACCATTCAGAAGGTAATATGAAAGCAAAGATTAGCCCTGGGGCAAAACGAACCAAGAAACCCCCAAAGAGCCTTGAGAACTTCATATGCCGACCTTCTGTTCGAGTGTTTCAGAGACCTGAACCTGTAAGGCAAAGTGTCTGCAAACGAAGAGATGGTATAAGTTCTAAAACTAGACGCTACAGTCAGTCATGTCATCCTGAACAGAAGAAATGTAACACTGACTCTTTGGTAACAAAAGACAATTCAGCTATGACAAATACTGATCCATCAGCACTTTCTCCGTCCTCTCTCATACCTTCTAGTATCATGTGTCCTGCTTCAGACTCCCCTACCACAAGGGCAGCTAAAAAG GTTCTCCCAAAACAAACTAAGAAGACAGATTTAAAGTCAGATATAACACTACAGGAAACCCCACAGTCATCCAACAAACTGTCAGTTTCTCACAAGTTAATGCTCAGTACTCACATAAAGCAAACCTACTCCTGCAAAAATCCTCCTGATTCAAATTCCACCTCTCAACAGGACTCCAGCCCACAAGAGTACATTAATGTTCTTAATGAGGACAAGACACAGCAAGGTCAAGCCAGTCCAAGCCCCAGTTATGGAAATCCAAGTGAAACCAGTTTACATACTGTGTCATCCAAGCTAACATCCTGTTTTCAAAGAAATGTCTCAAAATTCAATGAAAGTAATTCAGAAATGCCTTCAAGTTTGCATTTGAAAACAAAGAAGGGTGAGGGTTGTGCGGATGACCCCAACCATGCTGATGTCAGAGAAGTAACTGATGAAAAGAGTGAGCACCAAAATGGCTCCACACAAGAGCCAAGTCCTTCTACCAATGACCTGCCAGAACACCCCACCTCTTTCCAAGTAACTGATTCCCCATCCTCCAGTAAGTGCACTGACACCACATCAGACCTGTCACAGAATAGTAGAGGAAGCAAAGGACAGAACGAAAATAAAGACATAAATTGGGCTTCAGAAATAACCGTGAAGTCCCCCAGAAATCCTGTACCTGAGCATAAAAATTATGGCAGCACAAATGGATCGGCTAATGATGAGCACGGAAAGCAAGTCAAGCTTTGTACAAATCAAGAGCAAATTGGAGTACATTGTTTGACTGACCCTAACAGCTCTGTCAGTTCTACACCAAATCCTCAAGTATCTCCTGCCCCAGTTAAACCTCTGATGGATGACTTATCTTTAAACAGAAAGCAGGACAAAAAACTGTCAAAGAGACGACAGGTCAGAAGTCTTCGCAGCAATAGGATTGCAAACACAGCCAATGAGATAAACCATAGTCCTGTTGCCTGTAAAGTACTACACAGTGGTTCACAAACTCTATTCCATAGTTCTTCAGAATCACCTCAGTGTGAACAAAATCCAGTTGGGCAACCTACCAAATCAAAACCCTCTCAAAACGCAAAAAATCGCAATTCAGAAATGTCATCTTTAAATAACCCACCATCTAGGAAAAGGGGTagaccaaaaacaaacaaatcagtaGTACAGTTTCAGGCAAATAATTCTCAAGTTTCTGTTGTTAAGCCTCCAAACGATCAAAACCCAGAAGCCCTACAGCCGGAACTTGATTTGAAGCAGACAAGGCCTATGGTAAGAAAACGTGGGCGCCCCAAACAGTCTTTTTCTATACAAGCACAGGAAACTCAGCCAGAATTACTCTCTAAGAAACAGGACTCTGGAGACCTTCATATTACTTGCAAAGACAAAGCAAGAAACATTCAAAAGTGCAAGAAAAGCAAGAGAGGAATAATGAAGACAATCATTGGAACGATCAATAAGATGAAAGTGAAAGGGAAAGATCAGGTGCTCACACAGATTTTGTTGGGACAGAAGCAATGCGACAGTAAAGATATTTCTCACCAAGGCACAGAAAGCGATGTGTGCAGTCCAGATTCTACTGCAACACACTCTTTATCTTCCCTTGTATCATCTTTTGGAGGCAAACTTGGTTCTCAAATTAATGTTAGCAAAAGAGGAACTATCTATATGGGAAAGAGGAGAGGTCGCAAACCAAAATGTCTGACAACTTCCAATATTTCATCCCAGAAATCTCCACAGATGTGCCCAGACAACCCCCAGTTTCCCCCCAAGTCTACTTTTGTGCAGCCATCATTAGATACCCAGAGTATTCCTGTATCAGGCTCCTCTAGCACTCTTAAAAATATtgcctcatcttcatcatctggGAGGAGTTCGCAGATCAATTTTAATACCCCAAAAATCAAAGCAACTTCCTTTAAACAACTCAGTGAACATTCCCAGGCTCACTGTGAAGTCACTTTGACATGTAACAGTGGAGAAGGAATTAAAGATAACACCACATCAGACAGGGGCGAGAGAAATAACAGGCTGGATGAAGGTGTGGGATTTTGCTCAGCACCAGCCACAGGTTCTGTATTCACAATGTCTGGTGTTCCTGGGAGTAACTCCTTTCAGGGTAGACCGAAGGCTCTTTCCTCCTTGCCTTCAGAGCGCATTTTTTCTGCTCATTTGCCATTAGACTCTGGTAGGCCACAAGATTCCAGTCCTTCTTTGACATTCACAGACCAAGAGGCACATAAGTTTAAATGCCATAGGAAAGGCCATCACTGCCTTAGTCGAGAGAAGCTTAgaagacataaatataaatgcaagaAGAAGTATATGCAACTCAGGGCCAAATGCCAGGACCCAGAATTCCTTGCTGATATTGACGACTTAGTTGTCAGACTGAGCAAGATCCGTATTGTGCAGCGCATCGCCCGAACCAAGCTTGGTGATGATGGTAACACAACTGGAAGAAAGACTGTAACAGGCAAATGTCAATCCTATGATCTTCAGTGCCTACAAGAAAAAGTTCACCCCCCAGCCATGTTTCAAATTAACCTTAGTGGGTACTATTCGCCACATTCTGCCCTACCCTGTGAACCCCTTCATTATGTTAGAATGGCAAATATGAGAAGGAAACATGGTTGCTCCTCTGAGCCAAGCGAACAAATTGTTACACATTTCCCTGTGATGCACAAACTTGGATACCCATACCCAGGTGGTGGATTTATCCACCCATCCTATAAAGTACCATTCACAACCACCTCACTTGGTTTTGGACTCTGTCGAGGATACCCAACCAGTACAGCATTATATCCACTCCCTTTTCCACCATCATATCTGCACCACTATTCTAAGAACCCTATTATAAGCCCGTCTAAGTTCCACAAGAAGAGGGCCAAGTTCCCAAGGCAAGACTCTGCTGTTTGGGGACAGAACACATTTGGCGCATATCCTAGAATGACCCCGCACTCCTCCTGTGACTGCTTCAACACAGACAGTGggcaaaaacagaaacagaaagagaaaggcaGAGGAAGACAGGATAAACATGGCATGATGACAGAAAGGCAGCATGGAAATGATGCATGTCTTTGGCTTAATAAACTCACAAAAGACAATGAAAATTCAGGAAGCTGTTCATTTAACTCCCCTTCTCCCTCCTCAGTTTTCTCACAAATCCAACAGAAAGACAAAACCTTTAATTTTACACGTTTAAGTCCATCAAACTTGGGGCAGGGAAGAGAAGTAAGATGGTCAGAGCATCAGCCACCATGGGGTCTTGGCAACAAAACCCTAAACCAGCCCTCTGAATCACTTGAAATCAATTCAGTGGGCCATGAGAATAACACGAAAGCTCCAGAGACTAATGGGAACTCAACATCAGCTCAGCAGTTACATAGGAAAACTCAATCTTTCTTAAAACAGCCTACACTCATTAGCAGTACACCAAGTCAAAAAAGGGTCACAAAGTCAAGAAAGAGCGAAGGACTGACTGGGGTCTCGAATGTTCTAAAGGAACAAGCTAAGACATCTGTGCAAGAGTTGTCTTCTGGAGATAAGAGAACACCAG GTATCGACCAGGCTGGTGGTTTCCCTAAAAAGCATCAGTGCAGTGATTCTTCATCATCCAGAGAACCAGAAAAGATACCAAGGGAACCACAGAGGTTTAAAACCAAAAGGAGGCCTCTGATTAAGAATAAGTCTAAACATGTTCGCCAAACCTCACCTCTTTTAAGGGAAGAGCATTCACACCCAGCAGCCAGAAACACTCCTTCTACAAGTGCTAAAGTACAACAACATCTCAATTCACCAAAACATCACAATTCTGAGGGACTGGAGGTCACAGATGGCAACGGAGTAAAGAGAAGAGGACCAGGACGACCAAGGAAGAGTCCCAAACTGTCTTCTCCACCATCTTTACTTTCTGTTCCTGAGCTGTCCTCATCCTTGACTATGGAAGAGGCAGGAGATGAAGACAAAGATAACAGTGACACAGTGTTGGAAGTCATTGAGCTTGTCATTCACGGAGAGCAGAgaagtgggaaaaaaagaaaaattgctGAAAGTGTGGGAGATGGAGATCagaatcagaatgaagaaaaagatgTGACTGAGACATCTTCCACGCATTTCCATATGTGCTCAACACCCATTGGTCCATCACCTAGCCAGGTTGAAGACAGCCAACCGGAGCAGGCCACTGCCTCACTACCCAATAAGAAGTATTTATGGGCAGGGCTTTATTCAGATGTTTATAAAACCGAAGA CATTCCTGATCAGCCTCATCAGCTAAACTTAGAGGATCTAGAGTACAATCCAGAGGAGCATGAATATGGCCTCCTTCCTGCACCTCTACATGTGG GAAAGTACCTAAGAGTGAAACGGATCAACTTTCAGTTGCCCTATGACATCCACCGGCAATGTGCACGCAACGAG CTATTTGAAAAACCTGTTACTCTACCACAGGCAGCACCGTCAA ACAGTACCTGTAACCCCCCAAACAGCAGTGTGCCTCAGTCCTGCTCTGACGATTGCCTCAACACAAC GCTCACCGATGACGAGACTCAGTTCTGTGATACGGGCTGTCACACACATGTGTACGAGGAACACCATCAGTGCCATCATCACCTCAAACAACAG GAGGAAAACAGTGACAATGAGAACTTCCCCTCAACCTTATCTAGTGAGGAGAG GAGTTTTGTAATGAAACATGGTGTCTTCCTGGTGAGAAACTACGAGAAGATGAAGGCAAGACAGGCGTTTCTTCTGAGAGAGGGcgcaagagagcaagagaaagaaaaggacgAGGACAAAGCAAGGAGCCAGATTGAGGGTAGAGACCTTGGAGAGGATCCAACCATCAAGTCAGGTCTAGGAGTGTGTGTAGTTGTTGGCgacatgtgcatgtgt ACAGGTGCCCGACTGAGCAGAGGTCATCTTCTGAAGAAGGGGAGCATGTAA